ATGTTCCAGCCCGCGGCTGCCAGCGCCTTCTTGCCGGCGATCTCGTGGCCGCTGCGCGTGACATCGACCAGATTGTCGCCGCCGAGAAAGTTGGTGCGTTCGGCATATCCGATCGGGATCACGCACTTGTTCAGCCCTTTTTCCTTCGCGCGCTTCTTGCTGGTGACGATCAATCCCGCGGCGCCATCGGCCAGCATCACGCAATCGAGCAGCCGGATCGGATCGGCGATCATGCGCGAGTTGATGTAGTCGTCCATCGTGATCGGAACGCGCAGCTCCTCGCAAGCGTTCTCGTTCATGATGGCGTGATTGCGCTGCGTGATCGCGAGCTTGCCCAGCGCCTTCAAGTCGACGCCGTATTTGGCATCGTAAGCGCGTTGCAGAAGACCGAAGGCGCCGGGCGGTCCGAGCACGCCGTATGGATCGGTCCAGTCGCGCCGGTAGTTGCGGTCGTTGCGGCCGTTGTGCTCGCGGACGTGGGTGTCGGCGAACATGCAGACCGCCACCTCGCACATGCCGGCGTCGATCGCCGCGGCGGCGCGCGCCACGGCGCCGACCGCCGAGCAGCCGCCGGTGTGCACCTGCTCGCAGAAGCCGACCTCGAGGCCCAGCATGTCGCAGGTGCTTTGCGCCCAGAACATGCTGGCGCCGCCGGTGCCGGTGAGGCCAGACATCACCAGGCCGTCGATTTCCTTGCTCTCGAAGCCGGATTTGTCGAGCAGTTGCTCGAGGATTTCGCCCATCAGGACCCAGACGTCCCGATCGCTCTTCTTCATCACCTTGGTTTCGGCGTAGGCCACAATGGCGCTGTCGCGCAGACTCATCGTTCACTCCCTTTGAATTGCAGGACTCGCCCGCGTCTTGCGCGCGGTTGAGAGAATTATTCGGCCGGCCGCACGCGCGGCGCGGTCTTGTCGAGGAACTGATGCAGCCGCTGGATCGACTCCGGGCTCCTCGTGTATTCGGCGACCATCCGTTCGAAGAACAGGCCGTCGTCGTAACCCATGTCCTGGATCCGCGGCAGGCTGTTGGTGATGGCGAAGTTCGACAGCGGCGCGTTCTTGCAGATCTTCAGCGCCAGCTCCTTGGCCTTTTCGAGCTGCTGCCCCTTCGGCACGATGTACTGCACGATGCCATAGCGCTCGGCCTCATCAGCCTTGAGCACGCGGCCCGTCAGCATCATGTCCTGCATACGGGCGGAGCCAATGAGCCGCGCGACGCGCACCGAACCGCCACCGCCGATGAAGATGCCGCGCGTGCCCTCCGGCAGGCCAAAGAACGTGGTCTCGTCGGCGACACGGATGTGCGCGGCCGCCGCCGTTTCCAAGCCGCCGCCCAAAGTCGCGCCATGCAGCGCCGCGATGAATGGGATGTTGCCGCGCGCCATCGCCTCGAAATAGCTGTTGCGGTTGAACTGGAACGGCAGACGTTCCGAGCGCCCGGTCTTCCAGCTTTCCGCGGCCCAGCGCAGATCGAGACCGGCGCAGAAGTTGTCGCCATGGCCGAAGATGATGCCGCACTTGGCCTCCTCGCCGGCGCGCTCGATGGCCTCGCGCAGCTGCTTCATCACCGTCGGATTGAAACAGTTGCGCTTGTCCGGGCGGTTCAAACCGACCAGGGCGATCTCCCCGTCCAGCTCATAGGTGACCGTCTGCTCTTCACTCATAAACCGCTCCCTGTGACTGTTCCCTGGCTCAGCGGGGCAACCCAAGCCCCCGCTGCGCGATGACGTTTCTTTGGATCTCGTTGGTGCCGCCGCCGATCATGCCCATGATGGCATGGCGCAGCACATATTCCATCTCGCCGACCGGCGCGCCTTCGGCATCTTCCGAGAGCAGCCCGCCGGTGCCGAGGATATCGAGCGCCGCCTGGCCCAGGCGCTCCTGCAATTCGCTGGCGAAGACCTTGCCCATGGCCGCTTCGTGGAGCGGCACCTTGCCCTGCTCGATCAGCCTGGAATTACGCATCTGGAACAGCCGCGCCACTTCTATATCGGCGGCCAGCGCTCCGATCCGATCGCGGATCACCGGATCGTTTCGCAGGACCTTGCCGCCCACAACGGCAGTTTTCAGGTATTCGGTGAGATGGTCAAATGCGCGCTCGATCCCAGCCATGCGCGTACCGCCGATCATCACCCGCTCGGACGCAAGTGCATCGGTGATGACCTTCCACCCGTCGTTGACGGCGCCGACCATATTCTTCGCGGGCACCCGGACGTTGTCATAAAACTGCGCGCTGAAGGTCTTGCCGTAGAGTGCGGTGCTGGGCCGGAGCGTGATACCGGGCGAGCGCAGATCGACCATCAGCACGCTGATGCCGGCGTGCTTCTTAGCGTCCGGATCGGTGCGCACCGCCAGCCAGATGTATTCGGCCTTGTCGGCCCCGGTCGACCAGAGCTTCTGGCCGTTGACCACGAAGTCGTCGCCATCGCGGACCGCGCGGGTGCGCAGCGCCGCGAGGTCGGAGCCGGCTTCCGGCTCGCTGTAGCCGAGCGCAAAACTGCGCTCGCCCCGGCGAATGGCCGGCAGCCATTCGTCCTGCTGCGCCTTGCTGCCGTGAAGAAACAGCGCCTGCGCCACGATGGATTCGCCGGTGCTGTGCGCCTGCACTGGCGCGCTGGCATTGGCCATCTCGGTGATGAAGGCGATCTGCTCGGTCGGCGTACGGCTCCCGCCGAACTTTGCCGGCCAGCCCACGCCGATCCAGCCGTCGCGGCCCATCAGGCGCGAGAATTCGGCATCCCAGCCGCGCTCCTTGAACGGCTTTTTCAGATGCGCGGCCTTGCGCTCCGCCGTCCAATTCGCGGCGAGCCAAGCCCGCACCTTGTCGCGGAAGGCGTTGGCGGCCGGTCCCATGTCGTGCGGCGGAAGCTTCGACATGCCGGGCTACCCGATCGGACCAAGAACGGCATCGGCCAATTCGGCGCGGGCCCGCGACACGCCGCCGAAGCGCGCGAGATCGGCATGCACACGCCGGAAATGCCGCGGCGCCTCGTGCTCCTCGGCATAGCCGATCGCACCGAGCGCGCGGTGTGTTTCGATCGACACGGTGCGCAGCGCCGGGCTCGAGAACGCGAGCGCCGAGGATGCGAACACACGCCAATAGGGATTGCCGCTGTCATAAGCCGTAGCGGCGGATTCCAGTGCAAGGCGCGCGCCGTCCAGGCTGATCAGGCCATTGGCGAGCTTGTGCTGGATGGCCTGAAACTGGCCGATGAATTGGCCGAACTGCTTGCGCACCTTGGCGTTGTCGACGGCCAATTCAAAGCCGCGTTCAGCCGCGCCCAGGGCACGGGCAGCGCTCGCCAGCCGCGCCAGCAACGCAACAGCCGCAAGAATCTCGCTCGACGCGGCCAGTCCCATCGCCGGGGTGTTTTCGAACGTGAGCTCCGACAACGCTGGAATGGCGAGGCCGGGAGCGGTCCGGCTCGCTATTCCGGCGGCCTTGCAATCCACGATCGCCATTCCAGTGGGTGTATCGGTGACGACGAGGACATGGGTCGCCGCCTGAACATCTTCGACAAATGAGATCGTTCCGGACAGCCGGCCGCCGCGCATCGTGGCTTGGCCCGCGGCGAGATCGCCGTCAAAGGCACCGAGCGCCAAGGCAACGATCGCCTGGCCTTGGTGAATGTCTTCGAGCAGCGCGCGGACGGCATCGGACTGCTGCGTGGCCAGCACGATGTTGGCTGCCACCGCTCCGATCAGCGGCGCCGGACAAGCGGCGCGGCCGAACTCCTCGAAGACCAGGAGGATTTCGCGCAACCCAGCTTCGGCACCATTTGATCCGAGTGCCGCGAGACCCTGCTCTGCCAGGGCGCGCCAGATTGCGACGACCTGCTGACTATCGACGGATTGCTGAACGGCCTTTTCAGCAGGCCAGCGCGCCGACAGAAGATCGCGCACCGACTTTCGCAGCAGGACGCGATCGCTGTCCGACAGCGCCGGCTCTGCTTCCGGATTGGGAGGCCTCATGCGACTGACCGTCAACACACTCCCCGTGACTGCGTTTCTTGCCGCGAACCTTTCACTCTGTTATCAGGTAACCTGATATTAGATCAAGACCCGGAAGAGCATGGCAAAGCCGCCACCGCGAACCAGCTACCTCATTCGTCGTGCGCAGATCCTGGTGATGCGGAACCTGACGGACTGCCTCCGCGACTACAATCTCACCTCAACGCAATACCTGCTGCTCAATCTTTCGCGGCGCGGTGGCGAGTTGTCGTCGGCGACGCTGGCCCGGCGCTTCACGATCTCGCCGCAAGCGATGAACGAAACGATTGCGACGTTAGAGGACAAAAAACTCATCGTGCGGACCGTGGCCGGAGAGAAGCGCCGGACCCTGCACATCAGCCTGACGCCGGAAGGCGCGCAATTGCTGAAGGCATGCGACCGGGAGGTCGATCGCATGGAAAAGCGCCTGTTTTCCGCGCTCTCGGCCACTGAAATCAATTCGCTCAGAAATGCGCTGATCAAGTTCACGGGCTCGCAGTCCGAGATGCGTGCGGCCGGGTAAAGCTCACGCGGTGAGGCCTGCGATCGCAACGTAACGGCGGCGCTGCGCCGCGGCGTTGCCCATGAGCGACGACAGCAGCATGGCGCGCTTGAGATAAAGCCCGATGTCGTGCTCGTCGGTGAAGCCGATGGCGCCGTGAAGCTGGATGCACGCCTCGGTGACGAACAGCGCGTCTTCCGAAGCCTTGGCTTTGGCGGCAGCGGCCATCGCGGGATCGATACGCCAGGGCTCATTGTTGCCGGCGACCTGGAAGATCAGCGAGCGCACCGCCTCGGTGCGCAGATAAATGTTGGCAGCCTGATGCTGCAACGCCTGGAAGCTGCCGATCAGCTTGCCGAACTGCTTGCGGATGCGGAGATAGTCGAGCGTGATCCGCTGCGCCTCCTCCATCACGCCGAGCAGTTCAGCGGACAGTGCCACGAGCGAAAGATTGTAGAGCGCATCGACTGCATCGCGCGACGACGGATAGGGCGAAACGAGATCGGCCGGCGTTTGATCCAGATAGAGGGCCGCAAGCCTGCGGCCATCCACCGTTTCGGCCGGCTGCAGTGTGCAGCCCAGCGCATCGCGCGCAACGAAACAAAGCACCGGACCGTCGCGGCCGCTGGCACTGACCAGAAAACCATCGGCGCCGTCGGCGCAGACGAACATTTTCTGGCCGGTCAGTTGCAGTGTCGTGCCGGTACCCGTGGCTTCAGTCGAAGGCTCGAGCGGATCGTCGCCATGAGCGCGCTCCTGGAGCGCCGGAACCACCAGCGCGTCACCCGTCATGACGCGGGACAGTAACGGAAGCGGCTTTGGCGCGAAGCCCAGGGCTGCCGCTGAGATCGCCGCGAGCCCGATCGGCTCGCAGACCAGCCCCCGCCCCGCCTGTTCGAGCACCAAGGCCAGCTCGGTGAGGCCGAGCCCCAGACCGCCCGCGGATTCCGGAACCAGAATGCCGAGCCAGCCCAGTTCGCCTGCCTCGCGCAGCCGCTGCGGCGCGAAACTGTGATCGCTGTCGCGAAACTTGCGCGCGATCTTCGGACCCGCGGCGCCGATGAATTTCGCTGCACTGTCGCGCAGCAGGCCCTGTTCGGATGTGAGGTTCAGTTCCATGAACGCCGTGTCTACGCGGGAAGATTGAGCACGCGGCGGGCCAGCACGTTGCGCTGGATTTCCGACGAGCCGCCGTAGATCGTCACCCGCCGCGAAAACAGGAACGGCACCGCGACGTCGACGACGCCCGCGTTCGTGGCAACCGGTTCCTCCATCGCGGCATGGCCGCCGGCCGCCTCGATCAGGAGCTCGTTGAGCGATTGCAGAAGCTCGCTGCCGAAGATCTTGACCACCGACGACTCCGGCCCAAGGCTGCGCTCGTTGTTGGTGAGCTCGACGGCGTGGCTGAACATCGCCGACAGCGCCGTGACGTTGATGCTCGCGGCCGCAAGCCGATCCTGGAACGCCGGATCGGCGATGATACCGGTCGCCCGTGCCATCACCTTGATGCGCTCCAGCGCCTGCAGCGCGAACTGTGGGTTCGACGTGCCGAGCCGCTCATGGCCGAGCAGCGCATTGGCGATACGCCAGCCATCGTTGAGCTTGCCGACGAGGTTCTCCGCCGGCACCACGACGTCGTCGAAGAACACCTCGGCGAATTCGTCGTCGCCCGCGATCGTCACGATGGGACGGATGCGGATGCCGGGGCTGTGCAGATCGATCAGGATGAAGCTGATGCCGGCATGGCGCGGCTGGGCGTCCGGGTCGGTGCGCACCAGCGCGAACATCCAGTCGGAATGATGCCCCCAGGTGGTCCAGATCTTGGAGCCTTTCACCACGAAATGGTCGCCGTTGAGCGTCGCACGTGTCGCGAGACTTGCGAGGTCGGAGCCCGCCCCGGGCTCCGAATAGCCCTGCGCCCAGATCACGCTGCCGTCGATGATCGGCGGCAGGTGCTTCTTCTGCTGCGCTTCGCTGCCGAACTCCATCAGGATCGGCCCGATGTGATTGAGGCCCTGCACCGGCAGATGCGGCGCGCCGATACGCGCCAGCTCCTCGGTCATGACGATCTGCTCGTTCAGGGTCGCGCCCATGCCGCCGTGCTGCCTGGGCCAATGCGGCGCGATCCAGCCCTTGCGCGACAGCGTCTGATACCAGGGCATCAATTCGACGGGCGGCGGCCGCGTGGTGCGGTCACGGAGCGAGCCTGGAAGATTGGCCTCGAGCCAGCTTCGCACTTCGGTGCGGAAGGACGCTTCGGCGGGCGTGTCGTGACGGAACATCGTTACGCTTTCACTCAGTCATTCCACCTTGATCTCATTCCACTGTGATCTTGGCGTCCTTCACCACCTTGGTCCACATCGCGAGCTCCTTGGCGAGCATCGCCCGGAAATCGTCCGGCGTGCCGATCTTGATGTCGGCGCCGAGCGCCGCGAGCCGCTCGCGAACCTCGGGCGCGGCGAGGCTTTCGCGGAACGCCGCGTTGAGCTTGGCGATGATCTCGGGCGGCGTGCCGGCCGGCGCCACGACGCCGAGCCAGAATGGCGAATCGATGTCGGGATAACCCGCTTCCTTGGTGGTCGGCACGTCGGGTAATTTGGGCGTGCGCGCCGGCCCCGCGATGGCAATCGCACGGACCGCGCCCGACTGGATGTGCGGCAGGATCGTCGTCATCGGATCGGCGACCACTTGCACTTCGCCCGCGACGATCGCGGTCAGCATCGGCGCGGTGCCCCGGTAAGGCACGTGAGCGATGTTGGTGCCGGTTTCCAGCTTGAACAGCTCGATCAGCAGATGCGGCGCGACGCCGAAGCCCTGCGAGCCCCAGCTCACCTTGCCGGGATGAGCCTTGGCATAGGCAACGAGCTCGGCGAGGGTCTTCACCGGCAGGCTGGGATGCACCGCGATGATCAGTGGTGTCTCGATGAGCTGACAGACCGGCGTGAACACCTTCACCGGGTCGTAGCCGATGTTCTTGTGCACCGCGGGTCCGGTGGTCAGCGACCCGCCGGGCGTCATGAGAATGGTGTAGCCATCGGGATCGGCAGCCGCCACGAACTTCGCCCCGACGCTGCCCCCCGCGCCGCCGCCGCGGTTCTCGACCACGATGCTCTGGCCTAGCACTTGGCCGAGCCGCTCCGACACGATGCGCGCCATACCGTCGGTCGGCCCGCCCGCCGGGAACGGGATCACGACCTTGATCGGCTGCTTGTGCGGATAGTCCGAGGATTGCGCGTGCGCAGAGCCCGAAATGAAGCCCAGGCCCAGCAGCGCCGAAACGGCACTGAACACGAGCGCAATGAGATCGCGCTTGATCATCCGGCTGCCTCCCTTAAGTGTCCAGCCTTTCCGGCCATTCTTGCTTTTGGTGACGATCAGGTTCGTGCAGGCTTGGTCCGCGGTCAAGCTGTTTAGTGCCGGCGCATGGGCGCCAAGCGCGTCACAATCTCCGCTGTCGTCTCCGGAATGACACCAGAGGATACGGCTCGCATGAGGGGAGCGAGCCATCGCTGTAACCAGAACGAGCAAGCGTCACGCGTTCAGCGGCACCATGCCCATCCACCACATGGTCTTGTCGCCGACATCGATGTCGTAGGTGCGCACGAATGTCAGCTTGCCGTCGTCGTCGATCCAAAACACCGACAAGCCCGCCATCACGGTTTTCACCGCATCGCCGTCACGCACGTTCACCGGCAGATTGTGCTCGACGACCATCAGCCGCCCGTTCGGGTGAATGTGGAACGTGCGCGGATGAATCTTCTGCGTCTCGACGTGCTGGATCGTCTTCAGCGTACCGTTCTTCTGATCGATCGCGTAAACCACGATGCTGTTCTCGCCGCCCTTGAACACCGGCTTGCCCTGATAATCCACTGTGTCCTGGGCGCGGTTGGCGCCGTAGACGAAGCGGCCGTTGGGATGCACATGCACCGTGCCAGCCGCCTGACGCGCGCGGATGTTGTTGGGCTCGATCAGCGTGTCGACACGAGAGACGAACTGCGACACGACCCTGCCCTTCACCAGCCGGTGCAGGTCCATCTTGTTCTGCGTCTCGATCGAGACGTACATCCACGGCCTGGACGGATGGAAGTCGAGGTGCCGCGGCCCGTATTCCTTGCCGCCGTTCGGCGCGATCGAGACCTCGTTGCTGAGAACGCCGTTCTTGTAGTCGAAGACCTTGAGAGCGCCGGGATCCTCGGCCTTCGTCGGCGTGCCCTCGTTGCCGCGCGTCACCAGGATGACCTGCTGGTTGTTCGGCGTGACGCGCACCTGATGCGCGAAGATGCCGGGATCGGTCACGCCGGGCTGCGCCACCTCCTCGCCCGGCGTGAAGTCCTTGTTGATGCGATAGACGCGCACCGCGCTTGGATTGTTGAACGCGACCAGGATGTGCTCGGACGGAATGTCCGTCGACACATGAATCGGCCGCGTCGGCAGCCTGATCGGCTCACCGTGGGGCCGCAGCGCACCGGTCGCCGGGTGGATGCTGAACGCGGTCACGTGATGCTCGGTGCCGGCCTTGCCGTAGCCGGACGCGCTGCTGCTCGTGGCGACATAAAGATAGCGCCGCGACTTGTGCGGCCAGGCATATTGCACGCCGGCCGGCAGCGTGACGGTGTCGCGCTTGATCAGCTCGGCGTTGATGACGTCGACGTCGTAGCGCGTGAGGTCGGGACCGACATTGGCGTAAAGCGCAGCGTTCATGGGCATGATCTTTGGTTTGGCTGACGCGATGCCCGGCGCGGCGACACTGGCGGCCGCGGCAGACAAGAATGTCCTTCGGCTGAACCTGGCGAGTCCCCTCCCTCAACAGTTTGCCGTCGATCGGTGAAGCGCCGCGGCATGCGCGGAGTCGGCGGCTGGGAGGATGCTATCGGGTGCGCGGTTCCGTTGCCAAGCGGCCGGGTGAACCTTTCACGCGGCGCCCACGACCAATGCCTGCTCTAGCGTAACATCCCATTTGGGCGGAACATGAACACGCCGGCGGAAACACCGACGCCAACCTCGGCAGCACGGTCCGGTGCGAGAAAGAGTTCGGTCCGGCGCATGGCCGCCGTGGTGATCTTCGGAGTTCTGGTCGTTGTCGGGCTGTGGCTCGCCGCGTTCAGCTTTGTCACCTCGCTGCTGATCGGGTCGGGCGTCGTCGTCGTGATTGTGGCGGCGGATACGGTTTCGGACGTGGCCTCAATGATCCTGGACGCCTTGGGGGCCGTCATATTGTTCGTGCTGGCGGCCATTGCGGCGTTGTTCGCCGCGGTCTTCGATATTTTTGGGTAACAAGCGCCGCCGACTCGGCACCCTACACTCTAACGCCTCGCTCGAAGCTGCGCGAAGCGCCGGTTCGATTTGTCCCATTTGAATTCGGTCACGTGGTCGCATTCCATGCAGTGAAAGATCACGATGGTCGAGTGCCTCATGCCGAGCATTGCGAACGGTATCGACATTTCGTGAACGAACCGGACCACGGGCGCGTCATCCCGCGGCCAGGCCAAAACCAAAAGGAACGAGCCTCGTTTTCCGTCGCAGGTTTCGTATGCCCCGACCAGCGCGGTCTGCTTCACTTTCGAGCCATCAAAGAAGCCATCGGCCGCGAACGAAAGACCGCCGGTCTGATCGAGGTCCGTGGCGAGGTCAGCCGGAAACAGGTCCTTGCGAAACTCGGTCGCCTTGCACCACGTGGGACGTAATTTTCCGACCGGAATCCCCCGCACCATGATATCGGCTGGATGAAATTCCGCGCGCAGCCACCAAGCATAGCCGCTTGGCTGCGGCGCCAGCGTCACGAAATCACCCGGCTGCGCATTGCTCACCGTCGCGCACAAAGTCACCAACAACAACGCGGACAGGATGTCCTTCATGCATCTCGCTCCCGACAGCAAGCGTAGGGTGGGCTAAGGCGCGGAGCGCCGAGCCCACCTTCAGGTATAGCAATCTTGGACAAAATTTCGGTGGGCTTTGCTTCGCTCAACCCACCCTACGGACTGCGCAAAATGGCGACGGGCCGGACGGAGAAAGCAGGCCTCAGCCCGGCGGCAGAATGAGCTTGTTGATCTGATCCTGCGACAGCGGATTGTCCAGGAACTTGAACTTCACGCCGTCGTCCATGATCGCGTCGAGGCCTGTCACCTTGTCCAATTGCTTTCCCTCACGGAGCCGGAATTTCTCGATCGCGCCGGTCATCAAGGATTCGGGCACACGCGCCTGCTCGGCGTACAGCCTCGTCGCCTCCGGGTTGGTCATGAGATAGGCCAGCGATTCACGATACGCGGCCATCAACCGCTTCATCAGGTCCGGGTTGTTGGCCACCGAGTCATGGACGATCTCCACACGCACGGTCTGGTCGCGCAGTGACGGCACGTCGTTGCCGTTGGCGATGATGCGGATCGTGCCCTCGGCCGCCTCCTTCAGTCCGAACGGCGGCGTCGCCCAGCCGACATCGATCTGTCCCGACAACACCTGCGTCAGCGTCGCGGGAAGTCCTCCGGTCTGCACCGGCTTGGCTTTGACGCCCTGGCTGGTGAAACCCAGCACGACATTGTGCACGCTCGACCCGTTGCTCGAGAACGCGATCGTGGTGCTGGCGGTCGCATCCGCCAATGTCTTGATCGGCGAGTTGGCGCGGACATACCAATACAGGTCGCCGACGCCGGTGAAGCTCGCGCCGAATATCCTGACGGGCGCGCCGCGCGAATAGGCGCGC
The Rhodoplanes sp. Z2-YC6860 genome window above contains:
- a CDS encoding MarR family winged helix-turn-helix transcriptional regulator; its protein translation is MAKPPPRTSYLIRRAQILVMRNLTDCLRDYNLTSTQYLLLNLSRRGGELSSATLARRFTISPQAMNETIATLEDKKLIVRTVAGEKRRTLHISLTPEGAQLLKACDREVDRMEKRLFSALSATEINSLRNALIKFTGSQSEMRAAG
- a CDS encoding ABC transporter substrate-binding protein, producing MKAFRRIWLVCAVLPLLSSAATAEDKLKVSIGQMDTWVNQAPVLGQRAGIFKKHGIELENFATQGSGETLQAVLSNAAQIGVGVGTIGVLRAYSRGAPVRIFGASFTGVGDLYWYVRANSPIKTLADATASTTIAFSSNGSSVHNVVLGFTSQGVKAKPVQTGGLPATLTQVLSGQIDVGWATPPFGLKEAAEGTIRIIANGNDVPSLRDQTVRVEIVHDSVANNPDLMKRLMAAYRESLAYLMTNPEATRLYAEQARVPESLMTGAIEKFRLREGKQLDKVTGLDAIMDDGVKFKFLDNPLSQDQINKLILPPG
- a CDS encoding Bug family tripartite tricarboxylate transporter substrate binding protein codes for the protein MIKRDLIALVFSAVSALLGLGFISGSAHAQSSDYPHKQPIKVVIPFPAGGPTDGMARIVSERLGQVLGQSIVVENRGGGAGGSVGAKFVAAADPDGYTILMTPGGSLTTGPAVHKNIGYDPVKVFTPVCQLIETPLIIAVHPSLPVKTLAELVAYAKAHPGKVSWGSQGFGVAPHLLIELFKLETGTNIAHVPYRGTAPMLTAIVAGEVQVVADPMTTILPHIQSGAVRAIAIAGPARTPKLPDVPTTKEAGYPDIDSPFWLGVVAPAGTPPEIIAKLNAAFRESLAAPEVRERLAALGADIKIGTPDDFRAMLAKELAMWTKVVKDAKITVE
- a CDS encoding lactonase family protein, with the translated sequence MNAALYANVGPDLTRYDVDVINAELIKRDTVTLPAGVQYAWPHKSRRYLYVATSSSASGYGKAGTEHHVTAFSIHPATGALRPHGEPIRLPTRPIHVSTDIPSEHILVAFNNPSAVRVYRINKDFTPGEEVAQPGVTDPGIFAHQVRVTPNNQQVILVTRGNEGTPTKAEDPGALKVFDYKNGVLSNEVSIAPNGGKEYGPRHLDFHPSRPWMYVSIETQNKMDLHRLVKGRVVSQFVSRVDTLIEPNNIRARQAAGTVHVHPNGRFVYGANRAQDTVDYQGKPVFKGGENSIVVYAIDQKNGTLKTIQHVETQKIHPRTFHIHPNGRLMVVEHNLPVNVRDGDAVKTVMAGLSVFWIDDDGKLTFVRTYDIDVGDKTMWWMGMVPLNA
- a CDS encoding acyl-CoA dehydrogenase family protein, whose amino-acid sequence is MSKLPPHDMGPAANAFRDKVRAWLAANWTAERKAAHLKKPFKERGWDAEFSRLMGRDGWIGVGWPAKFGGSRTPTEQIAFITEMANASAPVQAHSTGESIVAQALFLHGSKAQQDEWLPAIRRGERSFALGYSEPEAGSDLAALRTRAVRDGDDFVVNGQKLWSTGADKAEYIWLAVRTDPDAKKHAGISVLMVDLRSPGITLRPSTALYGKTFSAQFYDNVRVPAKNMVGAVNDGWKVITDALASERVMIGGTRMAGIERAFDHLTEYLKTAVVGGKVLRNDPVIRDRIGALAADIEVARLFQMRNSRLIEQGKVPLHEAAMGKVFASELQERLGQAALDILGTGGLLSEDAEGAPVGEMEYVLRHAIMGMIGGGTNEIQRNVIAQRGLGLPR
- a CDS encoding acyl-CoA dehydrogenase family protein, whose translation is MELNLTSEQGLLRDSAAKFIGAAGPKIARKFRDSDHSFAPQRLREAGELGWLGILVPESAGGLGLGLTELALVLEQAGRGLVCEPIGLAAISAAALGFAPKPLPLLSRVMTGDALVVPALQERAHGDDPLEPSTEATGTGTTLQLTGQKMFVCADGADGFLVSASGRDGPVLCFVARDALGCTLQPAETVDGRRLAALYLDQTPADLVSPYPSSRDAVDALYNLSLVALSAELLGVMEEAQRITLDYLRIRKQFGKLIGSFQALQHQAANIYLRTEAVRSLIFQVAGNNEPWRIDPAMAAAAKAKASEDALFVTEACIQLHGAIGFTDEHDIGLYLKRAMLLSSLMGNAAAQRRRYVAIAGLTA
- a CDS encoding acyl-CoA dehydrogenase family protein → MFRHDTPAEASFRTEVRSWLEANLPGSLRDRTTRPPPVELMPWYQTLSRKGWIAPHWPRQHGGMGATLNEQIVMTEELARIGAPHLPVQGLNHIGPILMEFGSEAQQKKHLPPIIDGSVIWAQGYSEPGAGSDLASLATRATLNGDHFVVKGSKIWTTWGHHSDWMFALVRTDPDAQPRHAGISFILIDLHSPGIRIRPIVTIAGDDEFAEVFFDDVVVPAENLVGKLNDGWRIANALLGHERLGTSNPQFALQALERIKVMARATGIIADPAFQDRLAAASINVTALSAMFSHAVELTNNERSLGPESSVVKIFGSELLQSLNELLIEAAGGHAAMEEPVATNAGVVDVAVPFLFSRRVTIYGGSSEIQRNVLARRVLNLPA
- a CDS encoding acyl-CoA dehydrogenase family protein → MRPPNPEAEPALSDSDRVLLRKSVRDLLSARWPAEKAVQQSVDSQQVVAIWRALAEQGLAALGSNGAEAGLREILLVFEEFGRAACPAPLIGAVAANIVLATQQSDAVRALLEDIHQGQAIVALALGAFDGDLAAGQATMRGGRLSGTISFVEDVQAATHVLVVTDTPTGMAIVDCKAAGIASRTAPGLAIPALSELTFENTPAMGLAASSEILAAVALLARLASAARALGAAERGFELAVDNAKVRKQFGQFIGQFQAIQHKLANGLISLDGARLALESAATAYDSGNPYWRVFASSALAFSSPALRTVSIETHRALGAIGYAEEHEAPRHFRRVHADLARFGGVSRARAELADAVLGPIG
- a CDS encoding thiolase family protein; amino-acid sequence: MSLRDSAIVAYAETKVMKKSDRDVWVLMGEILEQLLDKSGFESKEIDGLVMSGLTGTGGASMFWAQSTCDMLGLEVGFCEQVHTGGCSAVGAVARAAAAIDAGMCEVAVCMFADTHVREHNGRNDRNYRRDWTDPYGVLGPPGAFGLLQRAYDAKYGVDLKALGKLAITQRNHAIMNENACEELRVPITMDDYINSRMIADPIRLLDCVMLADGAAGLIVTSKKRAKEKGLNKCVIPIGYAERTNFLGGDNLVDVTRSGHEIAGKKALAAAGWNIKDVRSFHPYDDFLIALVIQFEAFGFCKPGEGMKFVRDTDLSYNGTLPMNTGGGQISAGQAACSSHNLIEAVRQLMGEAGKRQVKDTTNALVTGIGWINYGRNWGSSAAMALVPNQ
- a CDS encoding crotonase/enoyl-CoA hydratase family protein, producing MSEEQTVTYELDGEIALVGLNRPDKRNCFNPTVMKQLREAIERAGEEAKCGIIFGHGDNFCAGLDLRWAAESWKTGRSERLPFQFNRNSYFEAMARGNIPFIAALHGATLGGGLETAAAAHIRVADETTFFGLPEGTRGIFIGGGGSVRVARLIGSARMQDMMLTGRVLKADEAERYGIVQYIVPKGQQLEKAKELALKICKNAPLSNFAITNSLPRIQDMGYDDGLFFERMVAEYTRSPESIQRLHQFLDKTAPRVRPAE